One Cupriavidus pauculus genomic window, ACTCCTTCTGCAGGTAGTAGTCCTCGATCTGCTTGAGCACGCCGATCGTGCGGTCCTGCGTGGCGCCCTGCGGCAGCTGCACGACCGTGATCATGTAGCCCTGGTCCTCGTCGGGGAGGAACGACGACGGCAGACGCTGGAACAGCAGCACCACACCCGCGACGATAAGCGCGTAGATGATGAGGTAGCGGCCCGAGCGGCGAATCACGCGGGCCACGACGCCCTGGTAGCCGGTGGACGCGCGCGCGAACGTGCGGTTGAACCAGCCGAAGAAGCCTTTCTTCTCGTGATGATGGCCCGCCTGCACCGGCTTCAGCAGCGTGGCGCAGAGCGCCGGCGTGAGCGTCAGCGCGAGCAGCGTCGAGAACGCCATCGAGGACACCAGCGACAGCGAGAACTGGCGGTAGATATTGCCGACCGAACCCGAGAAGAACGCCATCGGGATGAACACGGCCACCAGCACCAGCGAGATGCCGACGATGGCGCCCGTGATCTGCCCCATCGCCTTGCGCGTGGCTTCACGCGGCGACAGGCCTTCCTCGCTCATGATGCGCTCGACGTTCTCCACGACCACGATCGCGTCGTCCACGAGGATACCGATCGCAAGCACCATGCCGAACATCGTCAGCACGTTGATCGAGAATCCGAACGCGAGCATCGCGCCAAACGTGCCGAGCAGCGCGATCGGCACCACGAGCGTCGGAATGATCGTCGCGCGGATGTTCTGCAGGAACAGGTACATCACGAGGAACACCAGCAGCACCGCTTCCAGCAGCGTCTTGATGACTTCCTCGATCGAGATCTTCACGAATGCCGACGTGTCGTACGGCACGCTGTACTCGTAGTCGGACGGGAAGTACTTCGCCAGCTCGTCCATGCGCGCGCGCACGGCGTTGGCCGTGGCCAGCGCGTTCGCGGCGGGCGCCAGCTTGATGGCGATGGCCGAAGCGGGCTTGCCGTTGGTCCGCGCGAGCGTCGAGTAGTCGGCGCCGCCGAGTTCCACGCGGCCGACGTCCTTGATGCGCACCGACGAACCGTCGGGGTTCACGCGCAGCAGGATGTTCGCGAACTGCTCGGGCGTGGTCAGCCGGCTCTCGGTGTTGACGGTCGCGTTGAGCTCGGTGCCCTTCGGCGACGGCGTACCGCCCAGTTCGCCGACGGCGACCTGGATGTTCTGCTCGGACACCGCGGCCGTGACGTCCAGCGGCGTCAGGTTGTAGCCCGTCAGCTTGGCCGGGTCGAGCCACACGCGCATCGCGTATTCGGTGCCGAACAGATCGGCCGCACCCACGCCGGGCACGCGGCGAATCGAGTCCACCACCTGTGCCGAGACGAAGTTGCCGAGCGCGATCGCATCGGAGTTGCCCGACTTCGACTGGACCGTGATGAACATCATGTAGTTGTTCCCGGCCTTGTCGATGCGCACGCCTTGCTGGCGCACCTCCGCCGGCAGGCGCGCTTCCACGCGCTTGAGGCGGTTCTGCACTTCCACCGAGTTCAGGTCGGCGTTGGAGCCGGGCGAGAACGCGATGTTGATCGTGGAGAGGCCCGTGGCCTCGCTCTGCGATTCGTAGTACAGCAGGTTGGGCGCGCCGTTGAGCTCCTGCTCGATCACCGTGGTGACCGATTCCTCGAGCGTCTTGGCGGATGCGCCGGGGTACGTCGCCGTGACCGTGATGATCGGCGGCGCGATATTGGGGTACTGCGCGATCGGCAACTGCAGGATCGACAGCAACCCGCCCAGTCCGATGATCAGCGCGAGCACCCACGCGAACACCGGCCGGTCGATGAAAAACTTGGCCATGGAACTGGCTCCCTTCTTATTGGGTCCCGATAGAGGCGTCTGCGAGGGCTACGGTCAGCCCTGCTTTGCCGCGGTGGCGTCTGCGGTCTTGGGCTGCTGGAACGGCACGGCCTTGGCCGGCGCGCCCGCCTGTACCTTCTGCAGCCCCTCGACGATCACCTGCTCGCCGCCCTTGAGGCCTTCCGATACCACCCAGCTGTCGCCGACCGCCTGCGTGGCCGTCACCGGCAGGCTGGCAACCTTGCCGTCCTGGCCGACGACCATCACGCTCGCGCCCTGTGCCGTGCGGATCAGCGCGCGTTGCGGCACGGTCAGTGCCTTCTCGTCGATGCCCTGTTCCACCTTCACGCGCACGAACGTGCCCGAGAGCAGCTCGCGCTTCGCGTTCGGGAATTCCGCGCGCAGCGTGATCGCGCCCGTGGTCGGATCGACGGTCATGTCGGAGAACAGCAGCTTGCCGGTCTGCGCGTACTCGCGATCGCTGCCCTCGACGAACAGGTGCACGCGCGCGCCGCCGTTCATGCTCTTGACCTCGCCCGACTCGATCTGGCGGCGCAGGCGCGCCACGTCGGCCGCGGGCTGCGTGAACGTGACCCAGATCGGATCGACCTGCTCGACCAGCGTCAGCTTCGTGGCCTCGCCCTTGCCGACCAGCGCGCCCTCGGTGACCAGCGCACGGCCCACGCGGCCCGAGATCGGGGCGGTGACCGTGGTGTAGCCGAGATTGATCTGCGCGGTGGTCACGGCGGCCTTGGCCGAGGCGATATCGGCATTGGCCTGGCCGGCCGCGGCCACGGCCTCGTCGTACTCCTGCTTGCTCACGGCGTTCGCGGCCACGAGCGGCTTGTAGCGCTCGGCCTTCTGGCGCGCGGACACGGCGTTGGCCTCGGCGCGCTCGAGCGACGCCTTTGCCGATGCCAGCTGCGCCTGATAGGGCGCGGGATCGATGCGGAACAGCACCTGTCCGGCCTTCACCTCACCGCCTTCGGTGTAGTTGCGCGACAGCACGATGCCTTCCACGCGGGCGCGCACCTCGGCGGTACGCACACCCTCGAGGCGGCCGGGCAGCTCGTTGATCACGGCGACGGGGCGCGGGGTGACCGTGACCACGCCGACCTCGGCGGGCGGCATCGCGCCTGCCTGCGGCGCTTTCTCGCCGCAGGCGGCGAGCAACAGGACCGCTGCTCCGGCGGCGAGATAGTGAATACGTCGGGTCTTGCTCATCGATCACCCCATCTTGGCGTTTTTGGTTCTGATATGGACTGCGGTCGCTTGCGGCACACGTCCCCCATGGACAGCAACGGCGTGCGGGGGGGCGGGGAGCGCGAGCGGAGACGTCAGGCGGGTAGCCGTCGGGACCGGGGGTGGCCGGACGGCGAACAAGCGCGTAGTATATATACATTCAAGCATGTATGTTAAGCGTTTTACACAACGCGTTGCTTTTTGGCGCACTTATGCCCAAATGTGGTGCGCGGGCGACATACAGTTGGCGAGCACAATTGCGGCAAGCGCGGTACGATGCCGGCCGTTAATCGCGGTGATTCCGCGATAGGAAAAGGACATGGTCAGACGCACCAAGGAAGAAGCACTCGAGACGCGCAACCGGATACTCGATGCGGCGGAAACGGTTTTCCACACGCGCGGCGTGGCGCGCCCGTCGCTTGCCGATATCGCCGAGGCGGCCGGTGTCACCCGCGGCGCCATCTACTGGCACTTCAAGAACAAGAGCGACGTGTTCGCGGCGATGGTCGATCGCGTGCATTTGCCCGTGGAAGCGTTGTGCGATCCCGAGCGGATCGCGCGGCACGAGGACCCGCTCGGCGGGGTGCGCGATATCTGCGCGTTCGTGTTTCGCCAGACCGTGGTGAACCCGCAGTGGCGGCGGATCTTCGAGATCCTGTTCCACAAGTGCGAGATGGTGCAGGACAACGGCGCGATCTTCGAGCGCCAGCGGCAGTCGCATCAGGAAGGCATCGCCAAGATCCGCGAGCACTTGCGGCTCGCGACCGAGCGCGGCCAGCTGCCGGCCGACCTCGATCTGGACTTCGCGGTCAACGCGTTCCATGCGGCCATCGGCGGCGTGCTCGCGCACTGGCTGTTTTGCCCCACCGATTTCGATCTGGCGGGCCAGGCCGAGCGTATGGCGGACGTCTTCATCGACACGCTGCGCCATTCGCCGGCGCTCCGGCACGGCTACGTCGCGCGGCCGCTGGCGGAAGCCGAGCTCGACGCCGAGGTGGCGACGTTCTGCGAAGCGCAGGCCCGGCAGCAAACGCTCGCGGAGTAGTTACCCGCGGCTACCCCTGGCTACCCGCGCAGCGCCTCCGACCATCGCGCGAGAAACGCGCGCTTGCGCAGCGCGTCCTGCGCGGCCAGCAGGCCCGGCCCGACGCTGATCGGCTTGAGCGTATATCCTAGCCGTTCGGCAAGCGCCCCCGGTGTCTGCCCGCTCGTGATGTCGCTGCGGATCGTATAGAGCTGCGACGTCGAGCGGGCCAGCAGGGCCTGCCCCTCCCGCGAGATCAGGAAGTCCAGCCATAACCGCGCCGCATTGGGCCGCGGCGACTTGCGCGCGATAAAGGCCACGCGCGACATCACCAGCGTATAGTCGCGCGGCGCGATCACGCCGATCTCCGCGCCGCGCTCCATCAGCGACAGCGCATACGACCCCAGCACGTTGTACCCGAGCACGAACTCGCCGCGCGCGATGCGCTCGATCATGTCCACCGACGATACCGACAATTTGGCGCCCGCACGCCCGAGGGCCTGCGCGAGATACCAGAATTCGTTGCCCATGCGCGCGTCCTGCTGCGCGAACAGGTAGCCGATGCCCGAGCGTTCGATGTCGTAGGTCACCACGCGCCCGCGCCACAGCGGCGCGTGCTCCTGCATCAGCTGAGCCAGACCGCTACGGCTGCCCGGCATGCGCGTATCGGTGAAGTGCCGGCGGTTGTAGACGATGACCGCGGGTTCGAAGGTCGTGCCCCAGGCCTCGTCGCGCCATACGGCCCACGCAGGCAGCGCGCCGCGCTCGGGCGATTCGTAGCGCTGCGCGTAGCCATCGTTGACGAGCTTGATCTGCAGGTCCATCGCCGTGCTCCAGAGCACGTCCGCGTAGTCGGCGTCGCGCGCCGGGCGGCCGCCGCCGAGCTTCGCCGTTTCGGCGAGGAAGCGATCGTTGAGCTCGACCGTATTGAGGTCGCGGTAGTTGACGCGCACACCGGGAAAGCGCGCCTCGAAGCCGTCGATCAGCGGCCGCACGATATCGCTGTCCGTCGACGCGTACACCGTGACGGCACCCTCGTGCAGCGCGCGCGAGACAATGCCTTCGTACTCGGCCGGATACCCGGCGGGCGCGGTGGGCGAGGTAGTGCGGGAACCGGCGGCCTGTGCGCGCGCGACCGTGGGAAAGGCCGGCATCGCGGCCAGCGCCGCCGCGGCCGCGCCGGCTTCGAGCAGGCGGCGCCTTGCGGGATGCGGGGCGGGCGAGGCGGCGTCCGCGGCTGGGCAGGAGGGGCGCGATTCGGAGAGCGGCTTGGGCGGCATGGCGGCAGAGGCGACACCCGGAGCGGGGCGGCGTTATTATAGGCGCCCCCGGACGCGTCCCGCATCCGGGCCGATGGGGGTGGAGGAGGTCCCGCATGCGCATCCTGCTGGTGGAAGACGAAGTGGAACTGGCCCGCTGGGTCGCGCGCGCGCTCGAGCAGGGCGGCTTCGTCATCGAGCACGTGGCGGACGGCCTGCAGGCCGAAGCCCGGCTGATGGCCGAGGAATACGACGCCGTGGTGCTGGACCTGCGGCTGCCCGGCAAGGACGGGCTGGCCGTGCTCAAGGCGATGCGCGGGCGCGACGACCGCACGCCCGTGCTGATCCTCACCGCGCAGGACACGCTCGACGAACGCGTGCGCGGCCTGAACCTCGGCGCGGACGACTACCTGCCCAAACCCTTCGCCATCGCCGAACTCGAGGCCCGTATTCTCGCGCTCATCCGCCGCAGCCGCGGGCGCGCCCATCCGCGCCTGCAATGCGGCGCGCTCGTGTTCGATGGCGAGACGCGCAGCTTCACGCTCGGCGGCGCGCCGCTCGCGCTGACGCCACGCGAATCGACGCTGCTGGGCGCGCTGCTCGCGCGCAGCGGCCAGCCGCTGACCAAGGCGCAGCTGCTCGACAAGGTCTTCTCGCTCGACGCCGACGTGAGCCCCGACGCGATCGAGGTGCTGGTCTACCGCCTGCGCAAGAAGCTCGCCGGGCATGGCGTGACCATCGTGACGCTGCGCGGCTTCGGCTATCTGCTGGAACCCGAGGCCGAGACCTGACATGTGGCGACGCCACCTGCGCGCCCCCGCGCGGCTGCCGTTGCGGCTCTGGCTGCGTGGCAGCCTGCGCCGCCAGCTGCTGTTGCTGCTGGTTCCCGCACTGATCGCGATTACCGCGATCGACTCGTGGTTCACGTACGACACGCTGCGCGACGCTGCCAACACTGCATACGACCGCTCGCTGTACGGGTCCGTGCGGACCATCGACAATGCGATCGGCATGGCCGGCGAAAGCGTGCAGCTGTCGCTGCCCGATGCCGCGATGGAGATGTTCGAGACCGCCGCGCAGACGCATGTGTTCTACCGCGTGTCGATCGAGCGCGCGGGCGTGGTCGAGACCATCACCGGCTATGACGATCTGCCGCTGCCCGCGGGTACGCTCGTCAACAACGAGACACGCTTCTACGACGCGACCTATCGCGACGAGCCCGTGCGGATTGCCGCCATGGCAAGGCCCGTCTACCGGCCCGATGCGCATCTGCGCGTGATCATCCAGGTGGCGGAAACCGCGGAGCCGCGCACGATGCTGATCGCGCGCGTGTGGCGCAGCGCGCTCGCGCGCGACACGGTGCTGATCGTGCTGTCGGCACTGATCCTCGTCGGCGGCATCACGTACGTGCTGCGTCCGCTGGCGCGGGTACGCGACGAGGTTCGCGCGCGCTCGCCGGACGACCTCACGCCGCTCGCGTTCGACCACGTACCGGTCGAAGTGCGTCCGCTCGTCGATGCGGTGAACACGCACGTGGCGCGCTCGGAAGCAATGGGCCAGGCGCAGGCGCAGTTCATCGCCGATGCCGCGCACCAGCTGCGCACGCCGCTGGCGATCCTCAAGACACAGGCCGAGTTCGCGCAACGCCAGCTCACGCTGCATGGCGACCACGGCGACATACAGGCCGCGCGCGAAGCCGTGGGCGCGATCGAGACGCAGCTCGGCCAGGCCGCGCGACTGACCAACCAGTTGCTGGCGCTCGCGCGCGTACGCCGCGATGGCGCGGTGCCGGTGGAGGCCGTGGATGTCATCGATGCGGTGGCCGTCGCGGAGCAGGTCGCACTCGACTATCTGCCGCTGGCGCGCGGCAAGCAGCAGGACTTTGGCTGGGAGCGGCCCGCCGGGCTCTCGCTGCCCGTACGCGCCGACGGCGCGCTGCTGCGCGAGGCGCTGGCCAACCTCGTGCACAACGCCATCCAGTATTCGCCGCGCGGCAGCCGCATCACGCTTTCCGCGCGGCTCGCGGGCGACGAGGCGCTGCTGGTGGTGGAGGACGACGGACCGGGGATTCCGCCCGAGGAGCGCGAGAAGGTATTCGCGCGGTTCTACCGGCGGGTCGGCCACACCGAGCCCGGCTCGGGTCTTGGCCTCGCCATCTCGCGCGAGATGGCGGCGCGATTCGGCGGCAGCGTGACGCTCAGGGATGCCACGCAGGGGCGGGGCGTGCGCGCGGTGCTGGCACTGAAGCTGGCGTAGCACGCCCGGGCGCGCCGGCTACCTGCGCACCACCGCGTCGTCGCAGGGATCCTTGCGTGCGATCGCGGGCACGCGGATCACGGCATCGAAACCGTTCGCCACCGTATTGCTCTCTTCGAGGTAGCCGATGCTGAGCACCTTGCCCTTGTCGCCGGCAATCCAGCGCGGCACGCCGAGATCGCGGCGCACATGGCCGTTGCCCGCGATCAGCACCACGCCGCGGTCCGCGTAGGGCTGCATCGTCGCGGCCATCATGGCATCGCGCGCGGCCTGGGCGCTCAGCATGCCCGGCAGCATCTGGCGCGGAAACAGCCCGCAGTGACCGGCATCGAGCGCCGTCGATTGCGCGGAAACGAGATCGGCCGGCAACGGCCTGTCGAGGCCCAGCGCCTTCTGCTGGCCCGCGCTGAACACGCTGCCCAGCCCGCCGCGCACGATCCGGCTCGCGTCGGCACGCGAGAGGTTCGCCGCAAGCAGCGGCAGGTCGTACTGCAAGGCCAGCGCCACCACGGGGCGGTAGAGCGGCCATTGCCATGCGTTGCGATCGCCCGTCGCCTGCGCTATCACGTAGTCGGCGTCGTCGGGCCGCTCGCGCCGCGCGCGATCGATGTCCGCCTGGCGCTCGCGATCGAACTGCTCCATCGCGATGGCGGGCCGCCAGCCGGCCTGCACCGCGCGCGTCAGCGCGTCGAGCCGCTGCTGCTGGCCCTGCGCGTTGTCGTGGACCTCGCCCAGCAGCACATACGATTTGCCGGCGAAAGTCTTGCTGACCGCTTCCGGCTGCGGCGACTGGTTGAAGAACTGGCTGGCACAGCCGGTCAGCGCGAGCGCGCAGGCCAGCGCCGCTATGCGAATGATCATGGTTTGTCGGTCTCCGGCACGTACACGATCGATCCATCCTTCATGCGATAGGCGACGCCGGCCTTGACGCCGTCGCCACTGCCCGGCTGTCCCGTGCCCTGATAGCGCACGACCTTCTGTCCCTGCCGCGACACGATCTCCATATCGGGCTTGCCGGGGCGCGTGATGACGGTGACGTCGTCGTGCGTAAACGGGTTCATCGGGTTGCGCGCAATGGCGATGAGGAGCGCGGCGATCACCACGAGGAACACGTCGATGAGGTTCACCACCGACAGGATCGGATCGTCGGCTTCGCTCTCGTCGAGGAACTTCATGCGTCCGCGCTCCGGGCCTGCCGCGCGCGGCCGAGCCAGACCAGCTCCTCGGCCAGCCAGCGACGGCGCACGTTGACCACCCAGAACGTGATGCTGGCCGCGATCAGCGCGAGGATCACCGCCGAAAACGCGATGGTCAGGTTCTCGCCCACGTTGGCGAGATCGCCGCCGGACAGGCTCTTGAGCGCGGGACCCATCGGGATCATGGTCGCCACGAGTCCGAGCATGGGCGCCACGCGCGTGGCGATGCGCGCGCGCTCCAGCAACCGGTGGGCAGCCACGTCGAGCGCATCGGCGTCGTCCTCACCGTGCCGGCGCGCCCAGGCGACGAGCGCATAGCCGCGCCCGCTATCGATCGGATGCCGCGCGCGCAGCCATGCCTGCATGGCAAAGTCGCCGAGCGCCCAGAACGCGTGGACGAAGAGGATGCCGATCAGCGCGAGGGTCGGATACAGGAACAGCTGTCCGACCTCGTACATAAGGGTTTCGAGCGAGGTGGGTGTCATGGCGTTGGATTCTAAGCCAAACGCCATGACCGAGGCCGCTACCGCTGCGCGAGCGCTTCCGGTTCCGCGCGCAGATTGCCTTCCGCGTCGATCTGCAGCGGGCCGCTGCCCGAGAAGCGGTCGAGCGCGAGGTAGATCACGGGCGTGATGAACAGCGTGATGACCTGCGAGAACAGCAGGCCGCCGACCACCGCGAGGCCGAGCGGCTGGCGCAGTTCCGCACCGGCGCCCAGGCCGAGCGCGAGGGGCAGGGCACCCATCACCGCCGCGAACGTCGTCATCATGATCGGGCGGAAACGCAGCAGGCACGCCTGCCGGATGGCCTTGGCCGGCGCCATGCCCTGCTCGCGCTGCGCGGCAAGCGCGAAGTCGATCATCATGATCGCGTTCTTTTTCACGATACCGATCAGCATCAGCACGCCGATGGTCGCGATCAGCGACAGCTCCACGTTGAAGATGAACAGCGTGAGCAGCGCCCCGATGGCCGCCGAGGGCAGGCCGGCCAGAATCGTCAGCGGGTGGATATAGCTCTCGTACAGCACGCCGAGCAGCGTGTAGATGACCGCGATGGCGGCGACCAGCAGCACGATCTGCGTGGCCTGCGACGACTGGAACACCGCCGCGTCGCCGCCCCAGCTCGTGAAGATCGAACTCGGCATTTCGATCTCGGTGCGGAAGCGATCGATCTTGCTGGACGCATCGCCCAGCGCCGCGCCGGGCGCGAGGTTGAACGACACCGTGACGGACGGCAGCTGCCCCTGGTGATTGACCGCGATCGGACCGACGCGCCGCTCCGTGGTCGCGAACGCGGAAATCGGCACCATCTGGCCCGTCTTGCTGCGCACATAGAGCTTGGAGAACGCGGTCTCGTCGGTGCGATCGACTTCCGCGGCCTGCAGGATCACGTAGTAGTTGTCGATCGGTGTGTAGATCGTCGATACCTGCCGCTCGCCGAACGCCGTGTACAACGCCGTGCGCACGTCCTGGATCTGCACGCCGAGCGCGTTAGCCTTGTCACGGTCGATCGTGAGCTGCGCCTCGAGGCCCGATTGCTGCGAGTCGCTGGTCACGTCGCGGAAGATCGGCTCCGCGCGCATCTTCGCCATCAGGCGGTCCGAATACGACTGGAGCTCGCCGGCCTTCACGCTCTGCAGCGTGTACTGGTAGCGGCTCTTGCTCTGGCGGCCGCCGAGGCGCAGGTTCTGCACGGGCGAGAAATACACGGCGAGGCCGGGCACGACCGACACGTCCTTGCGCAGCGACTCCACCACCTGCGGCATCTTGGGCCGTTCGCCCAACGGCTTCAGCTCCACGAACATCCGGCCCGTATTGATGGCGGGCGAGTTGCCGCCGCCGATCGAGGCCACCACCGACTTGACCGAGGGATTCGCGCGGATGCGCTCGGCCGCGTCGCGCAGCCGCTCGGACATCGCCTCGAACGAAATGTCCTGCGGACCTTCCGCGTTGACCTGGATCTGGCCGATGTCTTCCTCTGGGAAGAACCCCTTGGGAATCTTCGCGAACATCACCGCCGTGAGCACGAACGTCAGGCCCGCGAGCGCGAGCACGAAGCGCCGGTGCGCGAGGCACCAGTCGAGGCCGTTCGCATACTTGCGCAGCGTCCAGTTGAACAGATCCTCGAACCACTGCGTCGAGCGCAGGCCGATCGATGCCTTCTTTGGCGCGTGGTGGGGTGCAGCGTGCGCGACGGCGGCACCCTTGTGATCGCCATACGCATGCTGCGATTCGTCGATCGGCACGTTGTCCGCCGACAGGAAGCGCGCGCACAGCATCGGGATCAGCGTGAGCGACACCAGCGCCGACACGAGAATCGACAGCGACACCACCGCCGCGAACTCGTGGAACAGCAGGCCGATGACGCCCGGCATGAAGAAGATCGGGATAAACACCGCCACCAGCGAGATCGAGATGGAGAGGATCGTGAAACCCATCTCGCGCGAGCCGATCAGCGCGGCCTTGAGCGGCTGCACGCCTTCCTCGATATGGCGCACGATGTTCTCGAGCATCACGATCGCATCGTCGACGACCAGGCCCACGGCCAGCGTGATGGCCAGCAGCGACACGTTGTCGAGGCTGTAGCCGAGCGCCTTCATCAGCGCCACGGTGCCGATCAGCGAGATGGGCACCGATACGGTCGGGATCAGCGTGGCGGCCGCGCGGCGCAGGAACAGGAAGATCACCATCACGACGAGCGCCACCGTGAGCGCCAGCGTGAACTGCACGTCGTGGATCGACTCGCGGATGGACACCGACCGGTCGTTGACCACGGCCACGTTGACCGAACCCGGCATCTGCTGCACGAGGCGCGGCAGCGTCGCCTTGATCGAGTCCACCACGGCCACCGTGTTGGCATCGGGCTGGCGCAGCACGGTCAGCACGATCGAGCGCTCGTTGTTGAGCCAGCTGCCGGTCTTGATCGTCTCGACGCTGTCTTCCACCTCGGCCACGTCGGAGAGGCGCACGATCGCGCCGCTCGGCTGGCTCGCGACGATGATGTTGCGGAACGCATCGGCGTTCGACAGCTGCCGGTTGGCCTGGATGGTCAGCGTCTGGCGCGCGCCGTCGAGCGTGCCCACCGGCGTGTTGGTATTGGCACGATTGAGCGCGACCGCGAGTTCGTCAAGCGTCAGCCCGCGCGCGGCCAGTGCGTCGGGCCGCGCGCGCACACGCACCGCAAAACGCTTCTGTCCGAGCACCTGCACCTGCGCGACACCCGGCAGCGTGGCCAGCGTCGGCGAGATCAGGTTATCGCCGAACGCATTCAGCTCGGCGAGACTCATCGCGGGCGAGTTGATCGCCAGCAGGATCACGGGGGCATCCGCCGGATTCACCTTGCGGTACGACGGCGGCTGCGTCATCTCGATTGGCAGCGTGCGCTGCGCGCGGAACAGCGCGGCCTGCACGTCGACGGCAGCCGCATCGATCTCGCGGTCGTTGTTGAACTCGATCGTGATGCTCGAGT contains:
- a CDS encoding MotA/TolQ/ExbB proton channel family protein → MTPTSLETLMYEVGQLFLYPTLALIGILFVHAFWALGDFAMQAWLRARHPIDSGRGYALVAWARRHGEDDADALDVAAHRLLERARIATRVAPMLGLVATMIPMGPALKSLSGGDLANVGENLTIAFSAVILALIAASITFWVVNVRRRWLAEELVWLGRARQARSADA
- a CDS encoding efflux RND transporter permease subunit, which gives rise to MTLSELCIRRPVMTVLLCLAVIVTGIVLYPTIPIAALPSFNSPVIQVTATLPGASPETMAASVAIQLEKQFATIPGVTVISSSNTLGNSSITIEFNNDREIDAAAVDVQAALFRAQRTLPIEMTQPPSYRKVNPADAPVILLAINSPAMSLAELNAFGDNLISPTLATLPGVAQVQVLGQKRFAVRVRARPDALAARGLTLDELAVALNRANTNTPVGTLDGARQTLTIQANRQLSNADAFRNIIVASQPSGAIVRLSDVAEVEDSVETIKTGSWLNNERSIVLTVLRQPDANTVAVVDSIKATLPRLVQQMPGSVNVAVVNDRSVSIRESIHDVQFTLALTVALVVMVIFLFLRRAAATLIPTVSVPISLIGTVALMKALGYSLDNVSLLAITLAVGLVVDDAIVMLENIVRHIEEGVQPLKAALIGSREMGFTILSISISLVAVFIPIFFMPGVIGLLFHEFAAVVSLSILVSALVSLTLIPMLCARFLSADNVPIDESQHAYGDHKGAAVAHAAPHHAPKKASIGLRSTQWFEDLFNWTLRKYANGLDWCLAHRRFVLALAGLTFVLTAVMFAKIPKGFFPEEDIGQIQVNAEGPQDISFEAMSERLRDAAERIRANPSVKSVVASIGGGNSPAINTGRMFVELKPLGERPKMPQVVESLRKDVSVVPGLAVYFSPVQNLRLGGRQSKSRYQYTLQSVKAGELQSYSDRLMAKMRAEPIFRDVTSDSQQSGLEAQLTIDRDKANALGVQIQDVRTALYTAFGERQVSTIYTPIDNYYVILQAAEVDRTDETAFSKLYVRSKTGQMVPISAFATTERRVGPIAVNHQGQLPSVTVSFNLAPGAALGDASSKIDRFRTEIEMPSSIFTSWGGDAAVFQSSQATQIVLLVAAIAVIYTLLGVLYESYIHPLTILAGLPSAAIGALLTLFIFNVELSLIATIGVLMLIGIVKKNAIMMIDFALAAQREQGMAPAKAIRQACLLRFRPIMMTTFAAVMGALPLALGLGAGAELRQPLGLAVVGGLLFSQVITLFITPVIYLALDRFSGSGPLQIDAEGNLRAEPEALAQR